A window of the Elusimicrobiota bacterium genome harbors these coding sequences:
- a CDS encoding response regulator encodes MENTNFKDPGEQLILIVDDDESVRDLLDFVVRKEGFRVEKAVDGEEALAKAKALHPQLILLDLMLPKFGGFEILRELQGDDTSDIPIVIVTGRYTDRSTSEMIKQEPNVKDFLEKPVKPPVLSSLLHTLLKTRPSVKKPGA; translated from the coding sequence ATGGAAAACACAAATTTTAAAGATCCGGGAGAACAACTGATACTGATAGTCGACGATGATGAATCGGTAAGGGACCTGCTTGATTTTGTAGTGCGCAAGGAAGGATTTAGAGTGGAAAAAGCGGTTGATGGGGAAGAAGCCCTCGCTAAAGCAAAGGCGCTTCACCCGCAACTGATACTTCTTGATCTGATGCTGCCAAAGTTCGGCGGTTTTGAAATCCTGCGCGAACTGCAGGGCGATGACACCTCTGATATTCCCATAGTGATAGTAACCGGCCGCTACACGGACCGCTCCACTTCGGAAATGATAAAACAGGAACCGAATGTGAAAGATTTTCTGGAAAAGCCGGTAAAGCCTCCGGTTCTTTCCTCCCTTCTGCACACGCTCCTTAAAACACGCCCCTCTGTAAAAAAACCGGGCGCTTAA
- a CDS encoding M50 family metallopeptidase, which produces MKNTSKTLLALLLAPLAIAAAASTAVFLFGALSHVSVTLPLLLGAAVHLVFHNRLSKSGYAYIAAHECSHALAAVLSGAKIKKISVGRRNGYVLLDSSNIFITLAPYFVPFYAAAAGLIYFFAGFFADLRPARPYFLALSGFLLSFHTLSTAEILSGPLQSDIKKAGGRFFSYTALIILNSLFAVAIIKIMFPGLLSFKSYLASVALRTKTITFFLVKITIYLFNTAKIYLSQ; this is translated from the coding sequence ATGAAAAACACCAGTAAGACACTTCTGGCGCTTCTGCTCGCGCCGTTAGCTATTGCCGCCGCCGCCTCAACGGCGGTGTTTTTGTTTGGCGCCCTTTCGCACGTCAGCGTAACACTTCCGCTGCTTCTGGGCGCGGCCGTCCACCTTGTCTTCCATAATCGGCTCTCAAAGAGCGGCTACGCCTATATAGCCGCCCACGAATGCAGCCACGCTCTGGCGGCCGTATTGAGCGGCGCTAAGATAAAGAAAATTTCGGTGGGCAGGCGGAACGGTTATGTTCTGCTTGATTCCAGCAACATCTTTATAACGCTGGCTCCATATTTTGTGCCTTTCTACGCGGCGGCGGCGGGATTGATATATTTTTTTGCCGGTTTTTTTGCGGACCTGCGGCCCGCAAGGCCGTATTTTCTCGCGCTTAGCGGTTTTCTGCTTTCCTTCCACACCTTAAGCACGGCGGAAATACTCTCAGGCCCCCTTCAGAGCGATATAAAAAAGGCGGGAGGCAGATTTTTTTCATACACGGCGCTTATAATACTTAACTCACTTTTCGCCGTGGCAATAATCAAAATCATGTTCCCCGGTCTTTTAAGCTTTAAAAGCTACCTGGCCTCTGTGGCGCTCCGCACAAAGACAATAACGTTTTTCCTGGTTAAAATAACTATTTACTTATTCAATACTGCTAAAATATACTTAAGTCAATGA
- a CDS encoding AsmA family protein, translating to MLKSMKLRHKILLRIIVLPLLFAALLAVTALVTIKTMFKPQDLEAVVTNQLQELFKRPVRIEYATLSLTGEIKIKGLNVIEPDPSIQNFVEADYIYATYRFLPLINKKIEINSLVFVAPKIILLKKKDGTWNLSDIFAAYKSTPKKNRLDKITQAEIKDGTLIIKDQTSPRQYALENVNISLNDFKPGQSAPFSVGLFLKNKTPGKYFEGRLYAEGTVNLADFNWEKASASGLNIQLSLLNKSARITGELKNFRRPEIKLKGELQNFRSSEISALWSSPRAFNAPRTTWDINAVFVSTRVVEVSASVEPLKLKTHGTLDFSSPTFSYAFSASVPSFDLALLKKSGVELPVTEAAGRAQGRISFSGGPQGFNLANLELNAYKNSFAYKNLRCQETDFSALLSGNFQNNHVDFTKGCFTLGKAKLTGLDMKTGLSKELFDINYSGRFNGEPLRGRVTIDAPFTDKKTLAIIGYSSALTYKDTWDFILDLKNLLHRNTKKTEYESEIAWIRKLKNSIPSGFSSFKLLYKTDFFKHDYFDARDFNIAADLKNISGSFEKLKGTVSIKTSSGTFYNVQKTSEQDRVFYIVSMPILLIYHMNRIGALKFGYTLDNAAFNSIGGDYELDSGRVQVKNFFMEGRDFSAHVEGELNFSDETMRLKIYTISSKYYNMGSLPEAMTDSSGKPALAFTIEGKMNKPAINMISPKNSGDIIKAAANKGVGIDFKKLNKFIGGKK from the coding sequence ATGCTTAAGTCAATGAAATTGAGACACAAGATATTGCTAAGGATTATCGTGCTGCCGCTGCTTTTCGCCGCGCTTCTGGCCGTCACAGCCCTGGTTACGATAAAGACGATGTTCAAGCCTCAGGATCTGGAGGCTGTTGTCACTAACCAGCTGCAGGAGCTTTTTAAGCGGCCGGTGAGGATAGAATACGCAACGCTCTCCCTCACGGGCGAAATTAAAATAAAAGGGCTGAACGTGATAGAGCCGGACCCCTCCATACAAAACTTCGTTGAAGCCGACTACATTTACGCCACATACCGTTTCCTGCCCCTGATAAACAAAAAAATTGAAATAAACAGTCTGGTTTTCGTTGCTCCGAAAATAATCCTGCTGAAAAAGAAAGACGGAACCTGGAATTTATCCGACATTTTCGCGGCTTACAAAAGTACGCCTAAAAAAAACCGGCTGGATAAAATAACCCAGGCCGAAATAAAAGACGGCACGCTTATAATAAAAGACCAGACCAGCCCGCGGCAATACGCGCTTGAAAACGTGAATATCAGTCTTAACGATTTTAAACCAGGCCAAAGCGCGCCCTTTTCCGTAGGGCTTTTCTTAAAGAATAAGACCCCCGGCAAGTATTTTGAAGGGCGCCTTTACGCTGAGGGAACCGTTAATTTGGCCGATTTTAACTGGGAGAAGGCTTCCGCGTCCGGACTTAACATTCAGCTTTCGCTGCTTAACAAGTCCGCGCGGATCACAGGAGAATTAAAAAACTTCAGGCGCCCGGAAATAAAACTTAAAGGCGAACTCCAAAACTTCAGGTCCTCCGAAATTTCCGCCCTTTGGAGTTCGCCGCGCGCCTTCAACGCTCCGCGCACCACTTGGGACATAAACGCCGTATTTGTCTCCACCAGGGTGGTTGAAGTCTCCGCCTCAGTTGAGCCGCTTAAACTAAAAACGCACGGAACGCTTGATTTCAGCTCACCCACTTTTTCCTACGCTTTCAGCGCGTCGGTTCCCTCCTTTGACCTGGCGCTGCTCAAAAAATCAGGCGTTGAACTGCCAGTGACCGAGGCCGCGGGCAGAGCGCAGGGACGCATAAGTTTTTCCGGCGGGCCACAAGGTTTTAATCTCGCGAACCTGGAACTGAACGCCTACAAAAACTCTTTCGCCTACAAAAACCTGCGCTGTCAGGAAACGGATTTTTCAGCGCTTTTAAGCGGGAATTTCCAGAACAACCATGTCGACTTCACAAAAGGCTGCTTCACGCTGGGCAAGGCCAAATTGACGGGGCTTGACATGAAAACAGGCCTTTCAAAAGAGCTTTTTGATATAAATTATTCGGGCAGATTCAACGGGGAACCATTGCGCGGCAGGGTGACCATAGACGCCCCCTTTACCGATAAAAAAACGCTTGCTATCATAGGCTACTCCTCGGCATTGACCTACAAGGATACCTGGGATTTCATCCTTGACCTCAAAAACCTGCTGCACAGAAATACTAAAAAAACTGAATACGAGTCGGAAATAGCCTGGATACGAAAACTTAAAAATTCGATTCCCAGCGGATTTTCCTCATTTAAACTTCTTTACAAAACCGATTTTTTTAAACACGACTATTTTGACGCGCGGGATTTTAATATAGCGGCGGACCTCAAAAACATTTCCGGCTCATTCGAGAAACTTAAAGGAACGGTGTCAATAAAAACCAGCAGCGGAACTTTTTACAATGTGCAGAAAACTTCCGAGCAGGATCGCGTTTTCTACATAGTTTCCATGCCTATTCTTTTAATTTACCACATGAATCGCATAGGGGCGCTTAAGTTCGGCTACACGCTCGATAACGCGGCGTTTAACTCCATAGGCGGCGACTACGAGCTTGATTCCGGCCGCGTGCAGGTGAAAAATTTTTTCATGGAGGGCAGGGATTTTTCGGCCCACGTCGAAGGGGAGCTTAATTTTTCCGACGAAACCATGAGGCTGAAAATTTATACAATATCAAGCAAGTACTACAATATGGGCAGCCTGCCCGAAGCCATGACGGACTCAAGCGGCAAACCGGCGCTGGCGTTTACCATTGAAGGGAAAATGAATAAGCCCGCCATCAACATGATAAGCCCCAAAAACAGCGGAGATATCATAAAAGCGGCGGCCAACAAGGGCGTCGGCATAGATTTCAAAAAGCTGAATAAGTTTATAGGAGGCAAAAAATAA
- the pyrE gene encoding orotate phosphoribosyltransferase: MSKLGKLDVVGLLQEHGAILNGHFQLPSGFHSQTYIQTSLVMQYPHLAQKVAREMASKFPQEINVVISPSLGSVVIGQEVARVKKARSIFTEKINGVMVLKRDFKISEGEHVLVVDDVLNSGRLCAEAINLARGYRAKVIGVAAIVDRSTGDLALNVPVRGLISYPLQLFPPDNCPLCAQKMQLTVPGSTLHRAHGQEF, encoded by the coding sequence ATGTCCAAACTCGGGAAATTAGATGTAGTGGGTCTTTTACAGGAACATGGCGCCATTTTGAACGGTCATTTTCAGCTGCCCTCTGGGTTTCACTCCCAGACATACATACAAACCTCCCTTGTAATGCAATATCCCCACCTGGCCCAGAAAGTAGCCCGTGAGATGGCCTCAAAATTCCCGCAGGAAATAAATGTGGTTATTTCCCCCTCTCTCGGCTCGGTGGTTATCGGCCAGGAAGTGGCCCGCGTAAAAAAAGCCCGCTCCATATTCACCGAAAAGATAAACGGCGTGATGGTGCTTAAAAGGGATTTTAAGATCTCGGAAGGCGAGCACGTGCTGGTGGTGGACGACGTGCTTAACAGCGGCCGGCTCTGCGCGGAGGCGATAAACCTGGCACGCGGCTACCGCGCCAAGGTAATAGGTGTTGCCGCCATAGTGGACCGTTCCACAGGCGACCTCGCTCTCAATGTGCCTGTGAGGGGGCTTATTTCCTATCCCCTCCAGCTTTTCCCTCCGGACAACTGTCCCCTTTGCGCCCAAAAGATGCAGCTGACCGTGCCGGGTTCAACGCTCCACCGGGCTCACGGACAGGAATTTTAA
- a CDS encoding SAM-dependent chlorinase/fluorinase — protein sequence MKTKYIALLSDFGSSDPFVGMMKGVLLSKNPGLSIIDITHQIPPQDIQTAAFFLMSSISYMPKSTLFLTVVDPTVGTGRGIIWAKTKHYQFISPDNGLISWVEEREKIEEARFINNFSLFSNRISPTFHGRDIMAPVAAAVAKGLAEEKIGPVFEGYRKFPFPHPEKTGNRVLGRVIAIDHFGNAIANIAHLHINARTIFTVSDHLIKGLRLTYASVPEGSALALIGSSGFLEFSVRNGNFSKTFGVSIGSPVEAITSIDE from the coding sequence ATGAAAACGAAATATATCGCCCTGCTTTCAGACTTCGGCTCCAGCGACCCCTTTGTGGGCATGATGAAAGGCGTTTTGCTGTCAAAGAATCCCGGGCTCAGCATTATTGACATCACTCACCAGATACCGCCGCAGGACATACAAACAGCCGCGTTTTTTCTTATGTCCTCCATATCATATATGCCCAAAAGTACTTTATTTTTGACGGTGGTGGACCCCACGGTGGGAACAGGGCGCGGTATAATCTGGGCCAAAACAAAACATTATCAGTTCATCTCCCCCGACAATGGCCTTATAAGCTGGGTGGAGGAAAGAGAAAAAATAGAAGAAGCCAGGTTTATAAATAATTTTTCGCTGTTTTCAAACCGCATAAGCCCCACCTTTCACGGCCGCGACATTATGGCCCCTGTGGCGGCCGCCGTGGCAAAAGGCCTGGCGGAGGAAAAAATTGGACCTGTCTTCGAGGGCTACCGTAAATTTCCCTTCCCCCATCCTGAAAAAACCGGCAACCGCGTGCTGGGCAGGGTAATAGCCATAGATCATTTCGGCAACGCCATAGCCAATATCGCCCACCTTCACATAAACGCCAGAACGATTTTCACGGTTTCAGACCATCTGATAAAAGGCCTCAGGCTGACCTATGCTTCCGTTCCTGAAGGATCAGCGCTGGCCCTCATTGGCTCTTCCGGTTTCCTGGAGTTTTCGGTGAGAAACGGGAATTTCTCCAAAACCTTCGGTGTTTCCATCGGAAGCCCGGTGGAAGCCATAACCTCAATTGATGAATAG